One window from the genome of Anopheles merus strain MAF chromosome 3R, AmerM5.1, whole genome shotgun sequence encodes:
- the LOC121597014 gene encoding anoctamin-10 isoform X1 yields the protein MRSTRPQPAGGDSSFLQKGTARFKNLIPNLHFAENDEEELAEEIGLPARPTIPSLLQRNSQINLLEKMDHSGEQNKLNELRNRKGTVRINQPKVTRQDKARPPDDEQEPFGESLMLLEFSENAPVEAIQWIMDKIRGRRVDGGMELMVRKEPLSKDSKTIIFHLSATHMKLLEIADDMGFMKRTKSGIIRNFNVACLDEFFYDESMALEDILTPADRQIIVKHALETIKAADDEHRIPGTKIILYHGQSIIQAAQSAELITNLYSLHDKRTLKELRHRWIKPTRVQPIDEIRDYFGESVGMYFSFLGFYTYALVVPTVFGFLQLGLSEETETVPFFCVFYVVWMKVFLELWKRKSSSHAYRWGTITMTNLDEPRPGYYGKLARDPITGKWTPQYPKWKTYVQMYCVTAPIIMLCMGIAAFVTIFQFYVEAYLAELFGPDAYILYLPSVVNAIYIAVSTLAYDRLATYLTDKENHRTQSQYERHRVNKLIVLEFVNNFLCLFYIAFILQDMKMLKTQLMMQLIVLQFLQNVFENLYPYLKKKVGLKIVRLFVKSNYEKLKLAHESYDEMGLRSLDEDDPRVVQNRKETILEEYNTYDDYLELYIQFGYVVLFSSVAPLTAFWAILNNVIEIRLDAYKLCSFFKRPFARRTKNIGAWQLAFETLAVISILTNCGILYLSPHMRELGAGLTREAYTLTFLIIEHVLLGLTWFIYKAIPDTPHWVRVALAKAEHESRQALKRENAQRSRNVLFRRFRSVYDTHSMLS from the exons ATGCGCTCCACACGACCCCAACCAGCCGGTGGTGATTCATCCTTTCTGCAGAAAGGAACGGCACGGTTCA AAAACCTTATCCCAAATCTGCATTTTGCGGAGAATGATGAAGAGGAACTGGCGGAAGAAATTGGCCTCCCGGCACGGCCCACTATACCGTCGCTGTTGCAAAGAAATTCCCAGATCAACCTGCTCGAAAAGATGGATCACAGTGGAGAGCAGAACAAGCTAAATGAGTTGCGCAATCGCAAGGGTACGGTTCGGATTAATCAACCCAAGGTGACTCGACAGGACAAGGCACGTCCGCCGGACGATGAGCAGGAACCGTTCGGTGAAAGCCTTATGCTGCTGGAGTTCAGTGAGAATGCACCGGTCGAGGCGATACAATGGATTATGGACAAGATCCGCGGTCGTCGGGTGGATGGCGGGATGGAATTGATGGTGCGCAAGGAACCTCTCAGCAA AGATAGTAAAACAATCATTTTCCACCTTTCCGCCACGCACATGAAGCTACTCGAGATTGCCGACGATATGGGCTTTATGAAGCGCACCAAATCCGGCATCATACGCAACTTCAACGTGGCCTGTTTGGATGAGTTTTTCTACGACGAAAGTATGGCACTGGAGGACATTCTCACGCCCGCCGATCGGCAAATCATCGTCAAGCATGCGCTGGAAACGATCAAGGCGGCCGACGACGAGCATCGAATACCGGGCACAAAGATCATCCTATACCACGGCCAATCGATCATACAGGCGGCACAGAGTGCGGAATTGATCACGAACCTTTACTCGCTGCACGACAAGCGCACGCTGAAGGAGCTGCGCCATCGCTGGATCAAACCGACGCGCGTGCAACCGATCGACGAGATACGGGACTACTTTGGCGAGAGTGTCGGCATGTACTTTTCCTTCCTTGGGTTTTACACGTACGCACTGGTCGTGCCGACGGTGTTCGGTTTTCTGCAGCTCGGCCTGTCGGAGGAAACGGAAACTGTGCCATTTTTCTGCGTGTTTTACGTCGTCTGGATGAAGGTGTTTCTGGAGCTTTGGAAGCGCAAAAGCTCGTCGCACGCATACCGCTGGGGCACGATCACGATGACGAATCTGGATGAGCCGCGGCCCGGGTACTATGGGAAGCTGGCACGTGATCCCATCACCGGCAAATGGACACCGCAGTACCCGAAGTGGAAAACGTACGTGCAGATGTACTGCGTGACAGCACCGATCATTATGCTGTGCATGGGCATAGCGGCGTTTGTGACGATCTTTCAGTTTTACGTCGAGGCGTACCTGGCGGAACTGTTTGGACCGGATGCGTACATCCTGTATCTGCCGTCGGTTGTGAACGCGATCTACATTGCCGTATCGACGCTGGCGTACGATCGGCTCGCGACGTACCTAACGGACAAGGAGAACCATCGTACCCAGAGCCAGTACGAGCGGCACCGTGTCAACAAGCTGATTGTGCTGGAGTTTGTGAACAACTTCCTGTGTCTGTTCTATATCGCGTTCATCCTGCAGGACATGAAGATGCTGAAAACGCAACTCATGATGCAACTGATCGTGCTACAATTCCTACAGAACGTGTTTGAAAATCTGTACCCTTATCTGAAGAAGAAGGTTGGATTGAAGATTGTGCGATTGTTTGTGAAGTCAaat TACGAGAAGCTAAAGCTAGCCCACGAATCGTACGATGAGATGGGACTCCGCTCGCTAGACGAAGACGATCCGCGTGTGGTGCAGAATCGCAAGGAAACGATCCTGGAGGAGTACAACACGTACGATGACTATCTCGAGCTGTACATACAGTTCGGGTACGTGGTGCTGTTTTCCTCGGTGGCGCCCTTAACCGCCTTCTGGGCAATACTGAACAACGTGATCGAGATACGGCTCGATGCGTACAAGCTGTGCAGTTTCTTCAAGCGACCGTTTGCGCGACGCACCAAAAACATCGGCGCCTGGCAGTTGGCATTTGAAACGCTGGCCGTTATTTCGATACTTACCAACTGTGGCATACTTTACCTGTCACCACATATGAG AGAGCTCGGTGCCGGATTAACCCGTGAAGCGTACACACTTACCTTCCTTATTATCGAGCACGTCCTGCTCGGGTTAACCTGGTTTATCTACAAAGCGATCCCGGATACGCCGCACTGGGTCCGTGTGGCACTGGCAAAAGCCGAACACGAGTCTCGTCAAGCACTGAAACGAGAG AACGCACAACGATCTCGCAACGTGCTGTTCCGCAGGTTTCGTAGCGTATACGATACGCATTCGATGCTGAGCTAA
- the LOC121597014 gene encoding anoctamin-10 isoform X3 → MRSTRPQPAGGDSSFLQKGTARFKNLIPNLHFAENDEEELAEEIGLPARPTIPSLLQRNSQINLLEKMDHSGEQNKLNELRNRKGTVRINQPKVTRQDKARPPDDEQEPFGESLMLLEFSENAPVEAIQWIMDKIRGRRVDGGMELMVRKEPLSKDSKTIIFHLSATHMKLLEIADDMGFMKRTKSGIIRNFNVACLDEFFYDESMALEDILTPADRQIIVKHALETIKAADDEHRIPGTKIILYHGQSIIQAAQSAELITNLYSLHDKRTLKELRHRWIKPTRVQPIDEIRDYFGESVGMYFSFLGFYTYALVVPTVFGFLQLGLSEETETVPFFCVFYVVWMKVFLELWKRKSSSHAYRWGTITMTNLDEPRPGYYGKLARDPITGKWTPQYPKWKTYVQMYCVTAPIIMLCMGIAAFVTIFQFYVEAYLAELFGPDAYILYLPSVVNAIYIAVSTLAYDRLATYLTDKENHRTQSQYERHRVNKLIVLEFVNNFLCLFYIAFILQDMKMLKTQLMMQLIVLQFLQNVFENLYPYLKKKVGLKIVRLFVKSNYEKLKLAHESYDEMGLRSLDEDDPRVVQNRKETILEEYNTYDDYLELYIQFGYVVLFSSVAPLTAFWAILNNVIEIRLDAYKLCSFFKRPFARRTKNIGAWQLAFETLAVISILTNCGILYLSPHMRELGAGLTREAYTLTFLIIEHVLLGLTWFIYKAIPDTPHWVRVALAKAEHESRQALKREE, encoded by the exons ATGCGCTCCACACGACCCCAACCAGCCGGTGGTGATTCATCCTTTCTGCAGAAAGGAACGGCACGGTTCA AAAACCTTATCCCAAATCTGCATTTTGCGGAGAATGATGAAGAGGAACTGGCGGAAGAAATTGGCCTCCCGGCACGGCCCACTATACCGTCGCTGTTGCAAAGAAATTCCCAGATCAACCTGCTCGAAAAGATGGATCACAGTGGAGAGCAGAACAAGCTAAATGAGTTGCGCAATCGCAAGGGTACGGTTCGGATTAATCAACCCAAGGTGACTCGACAGGACAAGGCACGTCCGCCGGACGATGAGCAGGAACCGTTCGGTGAAAGCCTTATGCTGCTGGAGTTCAGTGAGAATGCACCGGTCGAGGCGATACAATGGATTATGGACAAGATCCGCGGTCGTCGGGTGGATGGCGGGATGGAATTGATGGTGCGCAAGGAACCTCTCAGCAA AGATAGTAAAACAATCATTTTCCACCTTTCCGCCACGCACATGAAGCTACTCGAGATTGCCGACGATATGGGCTTTATGAAGCGCACCAAATCCGGCATCATACGCAACTTCAACGTGGCCTGTTTGGATGAGTTTTTCTACGACGAAAGTATGGCACTGGAGGACATTCTCACGCCCGCCGATCGGCAAATCATCGTCAAGCATGCGCTGGAAACGATCAAGGCGGCCGACGACGAGCATCGAATACCGGGCACAAAGATCATCCTATACCACGGCCAATCGATCATACAGGCGGCACAGAGTGCGGAATTGATCACGAACCTTTACTCGCTGCACGACAAGCGCACGCTGAAGGAGCTGCGCCATCGCTGGATCAAACCGACGCGCGTGCAACCGATCGACGAGATACGGGACTACTTTGGCGAGAGTGTCGGCATGTACTTTTCCTTCCTTGGGTTTTACACGTACGCACTGGTCGTGCCGACGGTGTTCGGTTTTCTGCAGCTCGGCCTGTCGGAGGAAACGGAAACTGTGCCATTTTTCTGCGTGTTTTACGTCGTCTGGATGAAGGTGTTTCTGGAGCTTTGGAAGCGCAAAAGCTCGTCGCACGCATACCGCTGGGGCACGATCACGATGACGAATCTGGATGAGCCGCGGCCCGGGTACTATGGGAAGCTGGCACGTGATCCCATCACCGGCAAATGGACACCGCAGTACCCGAAGTGGAAAACGTACGTGCAGATGTACTGCGTGACAGCACCGATCATTATGCTGTGCATGGGCATAGCGGCGTTTGTGACGATCTTTCAGTTTTACGTCGAGGCGTACCTGGCGGAACTGTTTGGACCGGATGCGTACATCCTGTATCTGCCGTCGGTTGTGAACGCGATCTACATTGCCGTATCGACGCTGGCGTACGATCGGCTCGCGACGTACCTAACGGACAAGGAGAACCATCGTACCCAGAGCCAGTACGAGCGGCACCGTGTCAACAAGCTGATTGTGCTGGAGTTTGTGAACAACTTCCTGTGTCTGTTCTATATCGCGTTCATCCTGCAGGACATGAAGATGCTGAAAACGCAACTCATGATGCAACTGATCGTGCTACAATTCCTACAGAACGTGTTTGAAAATCTGTACCCTTATCTGAAGAAGAAGGTTGGATTGAAGATTGTGCGATTGTTTGTGAAGTCAaat TACGAGAAGCTAAAGCTAGCCCACGAATCGTACGATGAGATGGGACTCCGCTCGCTAGACGAAGACGATCCGCGTGTGGTGCAGAATCGCAAGGAAACGATCCTGGAGGAGTACAACACGTACGATGACTATCTCGAGCTGTACATACAGTTCGGGTACGTGGTGCTGTTTTCCTCGGTGGCGCCCTTAACCGCCTTCTGGGCAATACTGAACAACGTGATCGAGATACGGCTCGATGCGTACAAGCTGTGCAGTTTCTTCAAGCGACCGTTTGCGCGACGCACCAAAAACATCGGCGCCTGGCAGTTGGCATTTGAAACGCTGGCCGTTATTTCGATACTTACCAACTGTGGCATACTTTACCTGTCACCACATATGAG AGAGCTCGGTGCCGGATTAACCCGTGAAGCGTACACACTTACCTTCCTTATTATCGAGCACGTCCTGCTCGGGTTAACCTGGTTTATCTACAAAGCGATCCCGGATACGCCGCACTGGGTCCGTGTGGCACTGGCAAAAGCCGAACACGAGTCTCGTCAAGCACTGAAACGAGAG GAATAG
- the LOC121597014 gene encoding anoctamin-10 isoform X2 — translation MDDIKENLIPNLHFAENDEEELAEEIGLPARPTIPSLLQRNSQINLLEKMDHSGEQNKLNELRNRKGTVRINQPKVTRQDKARPPDDEQEPFGESLMLLEFSENAPVEAIQWIMDKIRGRRVDGGMELMVRKEPLSKDSKTIIFHLSATHMKLLEIADDMGFMKRTKSGIIRNFNVACLDEFFYDESMALEDILTPADRQIIVKHALETIKAADDEHRIPGTKIILYHGQSIIQAAQSAELITNLYSLHDKRTLKELRHRWIKPTRVQPIDEIRDYFGESVGMYFSFLGFYTYALVVPTVFGFLQLGLSEETETVPFFCVFYVVWMKVFLELWKRKSSSHAYRWGTITMTNLDEPRPGYYGKLARDPITGKWTPQYPKWKTYVQMYCVTAPIIMLCMGIAAFVTIFQFYVEAYLAELFGPDAYILYLPSVVNAIYIAVSTLAYDRLATYLTDKENHRTQSQYERHRVNKLIVLEFVNNFLCLFYIAFILQDMKMLKTQLMMQLIVLQFLQNVFENLYPYLKKKVGLKIVRLFVKSNYEKLKLAHESYDEMGLRSLDEDDPRVVQNRKETILEEYNTYDDYLELYIQFGYVVLFSSVAPLTAFWAILNNVIEIRLDAYKLCSFFKRPFARRTKNIGAWQLAFETLAVISILTNCGILYLSPHMRELGAGLTREAYTLTFLIIEHVLLGLTWFIYKAIPDTPHWVRVALAKAEHESRQALKRENAQRSRNVLFRRFRSVYDTHSMLS, via the exons AAAACCTTATCCCAAATCTGCATTTTGCGGAGAATGATGAAGAGGAACTGGCGGAAGAAATTGGCCTCCCGGCACGGCCCACTATACCGTCGCTGTTGCAAAGAAATTCCCAGATCAACCTGCTCGAAAAGATGGATCACAGTGGAGAGCAGAACAAGCTAAATGAGTTGCGCAATCGCAAGGGTACGGTTCGGATTAATCAACCCAAGGTGACTCGACAGGACAAGGCACGTCCGCCGGACGATGAGCAGGAACCGTTCGGTGAAAGCCTTATGCTGCTGGAGTTCAGTGAGAATGCACCGGTCGAGGCGATACAATGGATTATGGACAAGATCCGCGGTCGTCGGGTGGATGGCGGGATGGAATTGATGGTGCGCAAGGAACCTCTCAGCAA AGATAGTAAAACAATCATTTTCCACCTTTCCGCCACGCACATGAAGCTACTCGAGATTGCCGACGATATGGGCTTTATGAAGCGCACCAAATCCGGCATCATACGCAACTTCAACGTGGCCTGTTTGGATGAGTTTTTCTACGACGAAAGTATGGCACTGGAGGACATTCTCACGCCCGCCGATCGGCAAATCATCGTCAAGCATGCGCTGGAAACGATCAAGGCGGCCGACGACGAGCATCGAATACCGGGCACAAAGATCATCCTATACCACGGCCAATCGATCATACAGGCGGCACAGAGTGCGGAATTGATCACGAACCTTTACTCGCTGCACGACAAGCGCACGCTGAAGGAGCTGCGCCATCGCTGGATCAAACCGACGCGCGTGCAACCGATCGACGAGATACGGGACTACTTTGGCGAGAGTGTCGGCATGTACTTTTCCTTCCTTGGGTTTTACACGTACGCACTGGTCGTGCCGACGGTGTTCGGTTTTCTGCAGCTCGGCCTGTCGGAGGAAACGGAAACTGTGCCATTTTTCTGCGTGTTTTACGTCGTCTGGATGAAGGTGTTTCTGGAGCTTTGGAAGCGCAAAAGCTCGTCGCACGCATACCGCTGGGGCACGATCACGATGACGAATCTGGATGAGCCGCGGCCCGGGTACTATGGGAAGCTGGCACGTGATCCCATCACCGGCAAATGGACACCGCAGTACCCGAAGTGGAAAACGTACGTGCAGATGTACTGCGTGACAGCACCGATCATTATGCTGTGCATGGGCATAGCGGCGTTTGTGACGATCTTTCAGTTTTACGTCGAGGCGTACCTGGCGGAACTGTTTGGACCGGATGCGTACATCCTGTATCTGCCGTCGGTTGTGAACGCGATCTACATTGCCGTATCGACGCTGGCGTACGATCGGCTCGCGACGTACCTAACGGACAAGGAGAACCATCGTACCCAGAGCCAGTACGAGCGGCACCGTGTCAACAAGCTGATTGTGCTGGAGTTTGTGAACAACTTCCTGTGTCTGTTCTATATCGCGTTCATCCTGCAGGACATGAAGATGCTGAAAACGCAACTCATGATGCAACTGATCGTGCTACAATTCCTACAGAACGTGTTTGAAAATCTGTACCCTTATCTGAAGAAGAAGGTTGGATTGAAGATTGTGCGATTGTTTGTGAAGTCAaat TACGAGAAGCTAAAGCTAGCCCACGAATCGTACGATGAGATGGGACTCCGCTCGCTAGACGAAGACGATCCGCGTGTGGTGCAGAATCGCAAGGAAACGATCCTGGAGGAGTACAACACGTACGATGACTATCTCGAGCTGTACATACAGTTCGGGTACGTGGTGCTGTTTTCCTCGGTGGCGCCCTTAACCGCCTTCTGGGCAATACTGAACAACGTGATCGAGATACGGCTCGATGCGTACAAGCTGTGCAGTTTCTTCAAGCGACCGTTTGCGCGACGCACCAAAAACATCGGCGCCTGGCAGTTGGCATTTGAAACGCTGGCCGTTATTTCGATACTTACCAACTGTGGCATACTTTACCTGTCACCACATATGAG AGAGCTCGGTGCCGGATTAACCCGTGAAGCGTACACACTTACCTTCCTTATTATCGAGCACGTCCTGCTCGGGTTAACCTGGTTTATCTACAAAGCGATCCCGGATACGCCGCACTGGGTCCGTGTGGCACTGGCAAAAGCCGAACACGAGTCTCGTCAAGCACTGAAACGAGAG AACGCACAACGATCTCGCAACGTGCTGTTCCGCAGGTTTCGTAGCGTATACGATACGCATTCGATGCTGAGCTAA